The Salvelinus sp. IW2-2015 linkage group LG31, ASM291031v2, whole genome shotgun sequence genome window below encodes:
- the LOC111956174 gene encoding solute carrier family 2, facilitated glucose transporter member 1, producing the protein MVEEEKKQVTGYLLFSLATAVIGSLQFGYNTGVINAPEQKLRAFFNNTWMERYGEPIKPGTCTIVWSFSVAVFSVGGMVGSFSVGVMADRFGRKLSMFLVNILAVIGGLLMGFSTLCSSYEMVIAGRLVIGLFCGLFTGLTPMYVGELSPTPLRGAFGTLHQLGVVIGILVAQIFGLESLLGSDKLWPLLLALTVVPAMLQCILLPFCPESPRFLLINQNKEEQARKALVRLRGFDDVSKDMQEMKEESSKMAMEKKVTIPELFRTAAYRQPLLIAVMLHLSQQLSGINAVFYYSTGIFESAGVTQPIYATIGAGAVNTVFTVVSLFLVERVGRRTLHLVGLAGMAVSALLMTIALLLKGYSSLSYLSIGAVFLFVAMFEMGPGPIPWFIVAELFSQGPRPAAIAVAGCCNWTANFLVGISFPKLEELCGPYVFIIFMILLIFFFIFTFIKVPETKGKTFDEIAREFGGNPLPPATSVEAPHSSISVTLSASPIKEKVPLVEAAAAEDKSNSTVQESL; encoded by the exons atggtggaggaggag AAAAAGCAGGTGACAGGATACCTCCTGTTCTCCCTGGCCACTGCAGTCATTGGCTCGCTGCAGTTTGGCTACAACACAGGAGTCATTAATGCACCGGAACAG AAACTGCGGGCTTTCTTCAACAACACGTGGATGGAGAGGTATGGCGAGCCCATCAAACCAGGAACGTGTACCATTGTGTGGAGCTTTTCGGTGGCCGTCTTTAGTGTGGGCGGCATGGTGGGCTCCTTCAGCGTCGGAGTGATGGCAGACAGATTTGGGAG GAAATTGTCCATGTTCCTGGTCAACATCCTGGCTGTAATTGGAGGCCTCCTCATGGGTTTCTCCACCCTCTGCTCCTCCTACGAGATGGTTATTGCCGGACGCCTCGTCATCGGCCTCTTCTGCGGCCTCTTTACAGGCCTTACGCCCATGTACGTGGGGGAGCTGTCCCCCACCCCTCTACGGGGCGCCTTCGGCACCTTGCACCAGCTGGGCGTGGTGATTGGCATCCTCGTGGCTCAG ATCTTTGGCTTGGAGTCTCTGCTGGGGTCGGACAAGTTGTGGCCTCTGCTGCTGGCTCTGACGGTCGTCCCGGCCATGCTGCAGTGTATTCTGCTGCCCTTCTGTCCGGAGAGCCCTCGCTTCCTCCTCATCAACCAGAACAAGGAGGAGCAGGCCCGCAAAG CCCTGGTGCGTCTGCGTGGCTTCGACGACGTGAGTAAAGACATGcaggagatgaaggaggagagTTCCAAGATGGCCATGGAGAAGAAGGTGACCATCCCTGAGCTGTTCCGCACCGCAGCCTATCGGCAGCCGCTCCTCATCGCCGTCATGCTCCACCTCTCCCAGCAGCTCTCCGGAATCAATGCT GTGTTCTACTATTCAACTGGTATCTTTGAGTCAGCCGGTGTCACCCAACCCATTTACGCCACTATTGGAGCAGGAGCTGTTAACACTGTCTTTACTGTggtatct CTCTTCCTGGTCGAGAGGGTGGGACGAAGGACTTTGCATCTCGTCGGATTGGCCGGAATGGCCGTCAGTGCCCTGCTCATGACTATTGCCCTCCTGTTG AAGGGCTACTCATCTCTGAGCTACCTCAGCATTGGGGCAGTGTTTCTGTTTGTGGCCATGTTTGAGATGGGGCCTGGTCCTATCCCATGGTTCATAGTGGCGGAGCTCTTCTCCCAGGGTCCGCGGCCTGCCGCCATAGCCGTGGCCGGCTGCTGCAACTGGACCGCCAACTTCCTGGTGGGAATCAGCTTCCCCAAACTGGAG GAGCTGTGTGGGCCTTATGTCTTTATCATCTTCATGATCTTACttatcttcttcttcatcttcacCTTCATCAAAGTCCCAGAGACCAAGGGCAAGACCTTTGACGAGATCGCCCGTGAGTTTGGCGGGAACCCCCTGCCCCCTGCCACCTCTGTGGAAGCTCCTCATAGTAGTATCAGCGTAACACTTTCTGCCTCGCCCATCAAGGAGAAGGTTCCATTGGTGGAGGCGGCAGCAGCAGAGGATA